Below is a window of Humulus lupulus chromosome 9, drHumLupu1.1, whole genome shotgun sequence DNA.
AACCTATGGATATTAGAATAAGACGTATGTCATGTACATGTCTcacatatttcaaaaataaacgACAACTAGTATTCGTTTCCAGGAAAACATCTCCTCATCCAACTATCCTTGATAAATTATCTGTACCCATCCTCACATAACCAAAATCACTACTAgtatatgattttaaaaaatccCTTCAAGAAGTTCCATGGAATGTATCTCGTGATGCCAAATTAACATGATTATCATCATAGACAAAGATCACTTCATCTCCATTAGAAATGGTAGTGCCTACGTTACTCGCAACATTCACTCTCCATGTGGCCTTTCTTGCCACAATGCTAACATTCTACATCATTTCTTGTCCTCAACCGATATTTTAGACAAATATTGTGATTTCCATGAATTTTTTAAATTTCCATTGATATctctaatatttttataaaattataagTTCAGATATTTTCGTACCTGAAACATATATGGAAGTTGTATCACTAAAAGTGAACTAGTGATAACAATAATAACCTACAAACCTAgtgataaagaaaaaaaaaataacaatcatTGTAAATATTAATTCTTTATTCATTTtacaatttaaatgaagaaaaaaaaccctTAATAGTAACAAAGAAATTTTGATGTAAAATGTTGGTCATAACAAAGACCATAACAACAAAAAAGTTCTCTTTTAACGAATTAATGAATTACTTTCATCTCAAATTACTCCAGTAGTCTCTCTGTCCTCCTCTCTACATTAAGCGTGATGAAAATCAGCTCAAATAATATATGGGGATggcttatatataaaaaaataagaataagaatcaAGAAAAGAATTCAGCAAATTATGATAAATGATGCTATGTTACTTAATATTTATCTCCAAAAATATAAGATGAACTAGACTAATGCTGATTTACTATTaatatttcttctttttttcttgaaATTTACTTTGAATATGTCAAATGAAATTTCTCCGTTATTTAAACTAAGGGTTCTTTTATTGTCTTCATCAAAGAATCATTAAGTTGTTAGTGTTTTTACACCTTTGATATCCCTAGAAATATAGGAATGAACTTCAAATCTATCACCTTTAGCTTTCCCCATTTCAATAGGGTCTCAAGAATGCTATTTTAACCCAAGAGAAGCAGCTCAAACAACCAAGCCTATGGTTTGTTCTAACAAGATTTGAGGTTTAAGTTCCTACTTACATGACAATCGCTATAGTTTCATATTCCTCAAATATTATACAGTTAGGTGGAGCCCAGTTTCGAAAGAAAGTTAGTTTAAGGTTCAGTAGAATGTCAGTCAATATAAAAGAGCATCAAAGGGTGCATACCTTCTCTCCTTGTTTCCTTAAGTCCTCAAGATTAGAGCCACAAGAAAAGTCGTAATCTTTTTCCTTCTGACAAGTTTTATTCTTGTGCAGGGATTTGTGCTTATTACAATCCTTAGTTGCTTTAATCTTGCTATTGAGCCTTTTGCGTTTCTTTTCCTTTTCATTCAACTCACTCTTAAGCTTTGCCACAGTAGTAGGAATCCCTTTCTCTGCCTGTTAACATCACAATAAGTTGAATGTATTATAGCTGGTGAGTCATACCCAATATAGGGAGAATAAAATCCATTCAGAATTCATCGAAGTACATATTTAGTGTCTTACAAGAGAAAGGTTAACAGAAGTGCCATCCCTCATATGAAAGGCGTCAGCTAGGACGTTCAGATTAAAAGGATGAATACATGCATCTCTTTTTCGCAAAAATGCGCCATTTTCAAAGAGCTGATCAAATTCCATCCCTTCCCCTTTACAGATTTCAAGGTTTCCAACCACATTATGTAAATACTGGGTCCCAGATATTGATGGAGGAATGGGCATTCTGCAAAAAAATTCGTAATGAGGCCTAAGTTTGTACTGATTTATGAGATCAACAGCACCACCAAGTTCCCGCAGCCCTGACAATCATTCGAAGATTTTATAATGTACCATGATTTCAATTAACACTCTATGTATGCATGGTTCAAGATAACTAAAATTGAatctaaaagaaaagaaagaaacagtGTTCTAAGTCACAGCAAATAGGAGTCAGTTCAAGATAACATTGTTTAGTTTATCTTTTGACCCTGCATTATTCTTGCACCCAACAGCCCAAATTACTACTTTCCTCGAGCCAAAAATACCGAGTAAGCATTGTTCAATCTCTTAACCATTTGAAGAAACTGAAAATTTCTGCAAACCCATAATGAAGTGTTGATTCAACATGATCAAGACCTACAATAGATTTGCTAATATAGCCAAAAATACCGAGTAAGCATTGGCACCACATTGTTGCATGCAAAAGAACCTCATATGCTCGAGAGATTGGTGCCAAATCAGCACATCCTAAAGAACTTTTGTCTCAAGCTTATACGCATGAAATATAGGGACACATATGACTAGGTATGCAATGTACATGACCCCAAACACATAAGCCAACTGCTTTATTCATGCATCTCTCCAACCATTTCCATCTTAACGTAAACTCTTAATAAAACAGAAAATGACAATGATATTTCACAACCATATTTTAAATCATAGACTTAAGGAATAGAATTGTCCAACCATTTAAGCATTAAAATTGTGTATGTTTGAGCAAGTTCCTTCCATGGACTTTTCCAGATGATCATTTCACGATCAAGTGGGTTATATACAGCTCAGTTTGTTTTATCACTGCGTTTAAACCCCATGAAATACTCTCCAACATGGAGATCTGATCAGTGACACAATAAGCAGACATTTAAAATAATACAGATAATATTGACAGAATATAACTGCCTCCATTCAAAAGGACAGCAACCACAATTGGCATTCCCCCACCACCCAAAAACAAGAACAACTAGAACAAGGACAAAAGCCTAGTCAAAAAATAAACTCACACCCTTCAAAATTTGGACCATAAATCAAGTATCAGTTATTTCAAAATTGTAAATCTACCAAACATTAGTacaataaacaatcaaataatcaGTATAGCCTATTACCACGTCCAAAGCTTTTGGCTTCAAGATCCATTTGCTCTTTGAAATGTTAGATAATGTCCCAACTTCACCTGCCAAAATTCAAAAATCACACAATTATGAATTCAGCTTATTAAACCTACATAATCTAGAGAATATAATATAGCCTCAAAAATTATGTCACTTGAAATTCAAAACTTCAAAAAATAATAACTTAATTGACAAAAATGGTGGAGATGTGACCAGTAACAGTGAATTGGAATTTAGAGGTAAGGGTTATAAATTGCTTGGCCCATGTCTAAGAGGCCTTCGTACTGTCATTTGAGTCGAccttgaaaataatatcacctaGGGCTATATTTTTTCTAGAActtaaatcttcattttaataCTGTTCATGATGTCTGTGTATTTCTACATTAAAATAACATTTGTAAAGCAAATGGTCCATTCTAGAAATGTGAGCACCAAAAATCAATTTTTCTTTTCAACCTTTGCCATTTTTGTTTTGACCTGATGCCTGATACTTGAAGCTTTGGTGTGAATATTCAAATCACTAGTTTGTTTACAATATGTCCAATTCCTTGTATCTCCTTTCATATCCTTGATCATCTTACTTCACAAGACTGAATGCACTCCAAAAGCACGAAGTA
It encodes the following:
- the LOC133801401 gene encoding probable mediator of RNA polymerase II transcription subunit 19b isoform X3; translation: MDLEAKSFGRGLRELGGAVDLINQYKLRPHYEFFCRMPIPPSISGTQYLHNVVGNLEICKGEGMEFDQLFENGAFLRKRDACIHPFNLNVLADAFHMRDGTSVNLSLAEKGIPTTVAKLKSELNEKEKKRKRLNSKIKATKDCNKHKSLHKNKTCQKEKDYDFSCGSNLEDLRKQGEKRGGQRDYWSNLR
- the LOC133801401 gene encoding probable mediator of RNA polymerase II transcription subunit 19b isoform X4, translating into MDLEAKSFGRGLRELGGAVDLINQYKLRPHYEFFCRMPIPPSISGTQYLHNVVGNLEICKGEGMEFDQLFENGAFLRKRDACIHPFNLNVLADAFHMRDGTSVNLSLAEKGIPTTVAKLKSELNEKEKKRKRLNSKIKATKDCNKHKSLHKNKTCQKEKDYDFSCGSNLEDLRKQGEKVNEHGRRDGS
- the LOC133801401 gene encoding probable mediator of RNA polymerase II transcription subunit 19b isoform X2, with translation MDLEAKSFGRGLRELGGAVDLINQYKLRPHYEFFCRMPIPPSISGTQYLHNVVGNLEICKGEGMEFDQLFENGAFLRKRDACIHPFNLNVLADAFHMRDGTSVNLSLAEKGIPTTVAKLKSELNEKEKKRKRLNSKIKATKDCNKHKSLHKNKTCQKEKDYDFSCGSNLEDLRKQGEKMMQVNEHGRRDGS